A DNA window from Vigna angularis cultivar LongXiaoDou No.4 chromosome 1, ASM1680809v1, whole genome shotgun sequence contains the following coding sequences:
- the LOC108334644 gene encoding transcription factor bHLH112, which produces MAEEFQARICGENWWSSSIDSSPIASSPCSVAAHNDAGIYSTRQTDLKATKCCVEETNNLLSNTYLGFADAQKSPKSESARGSDSLLIDSTLQMMGFGLTSSASDNWNQHLLVRCNGRAESNFDSVLQEETGIDSSNSQIRRNWNPKSFSCAGGGHQQIDNFKPLNQEFSVDYQNLCSLTSNGLSSNRDFAIGSASYGNPSPLRSLYEPDPHPQLPQHSLFTNHSMSYSSKASYGTPCTELTPTWSKVTTFLKPTTIAKQHPIGLHFSNNTTFWSASADALNDIRAGTFASSQSQYQTPTFDQEKPNCPSTLLNKLNSEETLDSATMAKKDACEASLKRPRIETPSPLPTFKVRKEKLGDRVTALQQLVSPFGKTDTASVLHEAIEYIKFLHDQVNVLSTSYMKTGAPIQLQQVCDDLKDSEGQHEDLKSRGLCLVPISSTFPVATETTSSAELWTPTFRGALLR; this is translated from the exons ATGGCTGAAGAGTTTCAAGCTAGAATTTGTGGTGAAAACTGGTGGAGTAGTTCTATTGATTCATCACCGATTGCTTCTTCTCCTTGTTCCGTGGCAGCTCATAATGATGCAGGAATCTACAGCACTCGTCAAACAGATTTGAAGGCAACCAAGTGCTGTGTTGAAGAGACTAACAATTTGCTTTCCAACACGTACCTGGGTTTTGCTGATGCACAGAAGTCACCCAAGAGTGAATCAGCCAGAGGAAGTGACAGCTTGTTGATCGATTCCACCTTACAGATGATGGGTTTTGGCCTTACATCTTCAGCATCAGACAATTGGAATCAACATCTATTAGT TCGATGCAATGGAAGGGCAGAGAGCAATTTTGATTCCGTGCTTCAGGAAGAAACGGGAATAGATTCTTCTAATTCACAAATCCGCAGGAATTGGAACCCAAAGAGCTTCTCCTGTGCTGGTGGAGGACACCAACAAATTGATAATTTCAAGCCATTGAACCAAGAATTTTCAGTAGATTACCAGAATCTATGTTCGTTAACCAGTAATGGGTTATCATCAAATCGTGATTTTGCAATTGGATCAGCCTCATATGGTAACCCTTCACCGTTACGAAGCTTATATGAACCTGATCCTCATCCACAATTACCACAGCACTCACTTTTCACCAACCATTCAATGTCCTATTCATCAAAAGCAAGTTATGGGACACCCTGCACTGAACTAACGCCAACATGGTCTAAAGTCACTACTTTTCTAAAGCCCACAACTATAGCAAAGCAACACCCTATTGGACTTCACTTTTCTAACAACACCACTTTCTGGAGTGCTTCCGCCGACGCACTTAACGACATAAGAGCAGGTACCTTTGCTtcatcacaatcacaatatcaAACGCCAACTTTCGATCAAGAGAAACCCAATTGCCCAAGTACTCTATTAAACAAG CTCAACAGTGAAGAAACTCTAGATTCAGCAACAATGGCGAAGAAAGATGCTTGTGAAGCATCATTAAAGAGGCCAAGGATTGAAACTCCATCCCCATTACCGACTTTTAAG GTTCGGAAAGAGAAGCTAGGGGACCGGGTCACTGCTCTTCAGCAATTGGTTTCACCTTTCGGAAAG ACCGACACCGCATCCGTTCTTCACGAAGCCATCGAGTACATCAAGTTCCTTCATGATCAAGTCAAT GTTTTGAGTACCTCATATATGAAAACCGGAGCTCCCATCCAACTGCAGCAG GTGTGTGATGATCTGAAAGACTCAGAAGGACAACATGAAGATTTAAAAAGTCGAGGTCTGTGTCTGGTACCGATTTCAAGCACATTTCCAGTTGCAACAGAAACCACTAGCAGTGCTGAATTGTGGACGCCTACATTCAGGGGCGCTCTGTTGAGGTAG